One window of Panulirus ornatus isolate Po-2019 chromosome 13, ASM3632096v1, whole genome shotgun sequence genomic DNA carries:
- the Bx42 gene encoding puff-specific protein Bx42 isoform X2, with translation MVSLADILPPVSAPVWDRESEDRRRRQQQAQLQQQALVTASRAAPPYGHRKGWVPRSQEDFGDGGSFPECHVAQYPLGMGKGGGDGGGGGGGGTTSNALAVQLDDKGKVKYDVLARQGHSKDKIVYSKLMDLLPTAITSEDDPELQRPSMEEIEDTTEKTRQALEKLTQGKISSAMPIRCVEKQAPAQYIRYTPSQQGVSFNSGATQRVIRMVEQPKDPMEPPKFKINKKIPRGPPSPPAPVMHSPTRKVTVKEQQEWRIPPCVSNWKNAKGYTIPLDKRLAADGRGLQSVHINEKFAKLAEALYIADRKAREQVEMRAQLEKKMAQKEKVRKEELLKVLARKAREEHAGLVSSGLSDEAEREREKLRQDRARERKRETAVSNSTADKRGKLANRERDVTEQIALGLPQNTAGGGEAQFDQRLFNQSRGMDTGFGDDEAYNVYDAPWRESGSLGSNIYRPTRASETDYGAGIEQLMSTSRFVPDRGFSGADTSTSRSGPVEFQRSGAGDEKDEDDLFGVIGLLSEAKKASKRNADGEDRSRDDRDKRRKRD, from the exons ATGGTGTCTCTAGCAGA CATACTGCCACCTGTGAGTGCACCTGTGTGGGATCGTGAGAGTGAGGATCGGAGGCGACGCCAACAGCAGGCCCAGCTACAGCAGCAGGCTCTTGTCACTGCATCTAGAGCAGCTCCACCATATGGCCACAGAAAAGGATGGGTACCACGCTCTCAGGAG GATTTTGGGGATGGTGGATCATTTCCCGAGTGCCATGTTGCTCAGTATCCACTTGGAATGGGGAaaggtggaggagatggaggtggtgggggtggaggcggGACAACATCAAATGCTTTAGCAGTTCAATTAGATGACAAAGGCAAAGTCAAGTATGATGTATTGGCCAGACAAGGACATTCAAAGGATAAG ATTGTGTACTCCAAACTGATGGATCTTTTACCCACGGCCATCACATCTGAGGATGACCCAGAGCTCCAGCGACCATCCATGGAAGAGATAGAAGACACAACAGAAAAGACTAGACAGGCATTAGAGAAACTTACACAG GGTAAAATATCTTCAGCCATGCCTATCAGATGTGTAGAAAAGCAAGCACCAGCACAGTACATCCGTTACACTCCATCACAGCAAGGAGTATCTTTCAACTCTGGGGCCACTCAGCGAGTCATCCGAATGGTAGAGCAACCCAAGGATCCAATGGAACCACCCAAATTTAA GATTAATAAAAAGATTCCCCGAGGTCCTCCATCCCCTCCAGCCCCAGTAATGCACTCACCAACACGCAAG GTTACAGTGAAAGAACAGCAAGAATGGAGAATACCACCATGTGTCAGTAATTGGAAGAATGCTAAAGGTTACACAATTCCACTTGACAAACGTTTAGCAGCAGATGGACGAGGTCTACAGTCGGTTCATATCAATGAAAAATTTGCCAAGTTAGCCGAAGCTTTATACATTGCAGACAGAAAGGCTCGAGAACAG GTTGAAATGCGAGCCCaactagaaaagaaaatggcacaGAAAGAAAAGGTTAGAAAAGAAGAGCTACTCAAGGTCTTGGCCAGGAAGGCACGAGAAGAACATGCAGGTCTTGTCTCCTCAGGGCTCTCTGATgaagcagaaagagagagagaaaaactccGTCAGGACCGTGCTCG GGAACGTAAGCGTGAAACTGCAGTATCAAACTCAACTGCAGATAAACGTGGAAAACTTGCAAATCGTGAGCGTGATGTTACAGAACAGATTGCTTTAGGTTTGCCACAAaatacagctggtggtggtgaggctcagTTTGATCAGCGACTCTTCAACCAATCACGTGGCATGGACACAGGTTTTGGTGATGACGAAGCATACAATGTTTATGATGCACCTTGGCGTGAATCAGGAAGTCTTGGGTCTAATATCTACCGGCCAACTAGGGCATCTGAGACTGACTATGGAGCTGGCATTGAGCAGCTCATGTCCACCAGCCGCTTTGTTCCAGACCGTGGATTCTCTGGTGCAGATACCAGCACAAGCAGGTCTGGTCCAGTTGAGTTCCAGAGATCTGGAGCTGGAGATGAGAAAGATGAGGATGATTTGTTCGGTGTCATTGGTTTGCTATCAGAGGCCAAGAAGGCCAGCAAGAGAAATGCAGATGGTGAAGATCGTAGTCGGGATGATCgggacaagaggaggaagagggattgA
- the Bx42 gene encoding puff-specific protein Bx42 isoform X1 produces the protein MCQAVEYILPPVSAPVWDRESEDRRRRQQQAQLQQQALVTASRAAPPYGHRKGWVPRSQEDFGDGGSFPECHVAQYPLGMGKGGGDGGGGGGGGTTSNALAVQLDDKGKVKYDVLARQGHSKDKIVYSKLMDLLPTAITSEDDPELQRPSMEEIEDTTEKTRQALEKLTQGKISSAMPIRCVEKQAPAQYIRYTPSQQGVSFNSGATQRVIRMVEQPKDPMEPPKFKINKKIPRGPPSPPAPVMHSPTRKVTVKEQQEWRIPPCVSNWKNAKGYTIPLDKRLAADGRGLQSVHINEKFAKLAEALYIADRKAREQVEMRAQLEKKMAQKEKVRKEELLKVLARKAREEHAGLVSSGLSDEAEREREKLRQDRARERKRETAVSNSTADKRGKLANRERDVTEQIALGLPQNTAGGGEAQFDQRLFNQSRGMDTGFGDDEAYNVYDAPWRESGSLGSNIYRPTRASETDYGAGIEQLMSTSRFVPDRGFSGADTSTSRSGPVEFQRSGAGDEKDEDDLFGVIGLLSEAKKASKRNADGEDRSRDDRDKRRKRD, from the exons ATGTGCCAGGCAGTTGAATA CATACTGCCACCTGTGAGTGCACCTGTGTGGGATCGTGAGAGTGAGGATCGGAGGCGACGCCAACAGCAGGCCCAGCTACAGCAGCAGGCTCTTGTCACTGCATCTAGAGCAGCTCCACCATATGGCCACAGAAAAGGATGGGTACCACGCTCTCAGGAG GATTTTGGGGATGGTGGATCATTTCCCGAGTGCCATGTTGCTCAGTATCCACTTGGAATGGGGAaaggtggaggagatggaggtggtgggggtggaggcggGACAACATCAAATGCTTTAGCAGTTCAATTAGATGACAAAGGCAAAGTCAAGTATGATGTATTGGCCAGACAAGGACATTCAAAGGATAAG ATTGTGTACTCCAAACTGATGGATCTTTTACCCACGGCCATCACATCTGAGGATGACCCAGAGCTCCAGCGACCATCCATGGAAGAGATAGAAGACACAACAGAAAAGACTAGACAGGCATTAGAGAAACTTACACAG GGTAAAATATCTTCAGCCATGCCTATCAGATGTGTAGAAAAGCAAGCACCAGCACAGTACATCCGTTACACTCCATCACAGCAAGGAGTATCTTTCAACTCTGGGGCCACTCAGCGAGTCATCCGAATGGTAGAGCAACCCAAGGATCCAATGGAACCACCCAAATTTAA GATTAATAAAAAGATTCCCCGAGGTCCTCCATCCCCTCCAGCCCCAGTAATGCACTCACCAACACGCAAG GTTACAGTGAAAGAACAGCAAGAATGGAGAATACCACCATGTGTCAGTAATTGGAAGAATGCTAAAGGTTACACAATTCCACTTGACAAACGTTTAGCAGCAGATGGACGAGGTCTACAGTCGGTTCATATCAATGAAAAATTTGCCAAGTTAGCCGAAGCTTTATACATTGCAGACAGAAAGGCTCGAGAACAG GTTGAAATGCGAGCCCaactagaaaagaaaatggcacaGAAAGAAAAGGTTAGAAAAGAAGAGCTACTCAAGGTCTTGGCCAGGAAGGCACGAGAAGAACATGCAGGTCTTGTCTCCTCAGGGCTCTCTGATgaagcagaaagagagagagaaaaactccGTCAGGACCGTGCTCG GGAACGTAAGCGTGAAACTGCAGTATCAAACTCAACTGCAGATAAACGTGGAAAACTTGCAAATCGTGAGCGTGATGTTACAGAACAGATTGCTTTAGGTTTGCCACAAaatacagctggtggtggtgaggctcagTTTGATCAGCGACTCTTCAACCAATCACGTGGCATGGACACAGGTTTTGGTGATGACGAAGCATACAATGTTTATGATGCACCTTGGCGTGAATCAGGAAGTCTTGGGTCTAATATCTACCGGCCAACTAGGGCATCTGAGACTGACTATGGAGCTGGCATTGAGCAGCTCATGTCCACCAGCCGCTTTGTTCCAGACCGTGGATTCTCTGGTGCAGATACCAGCACAAGCAGGTCTGGTCCAGTTGAGTTCCAGAGATCTGGAGCTGGAGATGAGAAAGATGAGGATGATTTGTTCGGTGTCATTGGTTTGCTATCAGAGGCCAAGAAGGCCAGCAAGAGAAATGCAGATGGTGAAGATCGTAGTCGGGATGATCgggacaagaggaggaagagggattgA